In one window of Anabaena sphaerica FACHB-251 DNA:
- the ruvC gene encoding crossover junction endodeoxyribonuclease RuvC translates to MEKRILGLDPGLAIVGFGAIAWSQSQGKVQDTTVKMLDFGVIRTSADMEMSQRLCTLFDDLHTLMDDLQPDLVAIEKLFFYRMANTIVVAQARGVLMLVLGQRKLPYVEFAPPQIKQALTNYGKADKAEVQDAVMRELDLDEIPRPDDAADALAVALTASFQL, encoded by the coding sequence ATGGAAAAGCGAATTTTAGGATTAGATCCGGGATTAGCAATTGTGGGATTTGGCGCGATCGCATGGAGCCAAAGTCAAGGTAAAGTACAAGATACAACCGTAAAGATGCTGGATTTTGGCGTAATTCGCACTTCAGCCGATATGGAAATGAGTCAGCGACTATGTACTTTATTTGACGATTTACACACCCTGATGGACGATTTGCAACCGGATTTGGTGGCAATTGAAAAGTTATTCTTCTATCGTATGGCAAATACTATTGTTGTTGCACAGGCGCGGGGTGTATTAATGTTGGTTCTGGGACAACGCAAGCTTCCTTATGTAGAGTTCGCCCCTCCTCAAATTAAGCAAGCTTTGACAAATTATGGTAAGGCGGATAAGGCAGAAGTACAAGACGCTGTAATGCGGGAGTTAGATTTAGATGAAATTCCTAGACCAGATGATGCAGCGGATGCTTTAGCGGTGGCGTTAACTGCTTCATTTCAGTTGTAA
- a CDS encoding cytochrome b/b6 domain-containing protein: protein MNSPAKPRKLPTQAIAAKIFHSINIISLFLMLTSGLQIYNANPVFGGRAGLHILPIFTLGGWLAGSRHWHFAAMWIFSLNLLFYGIYILITRRWRHRFVGSNDIKALQKTQNPKRLTYAWHRIIYTSIIPILLLAILTGIGMYKPAQFPWIVDMFGDWQALRIVHFASVPLVVIFVIIHWRLGQNAGGEELTASMFW from the coding sequence ATGAATTCTCCTGCCAAACCCCGGAAGTTACCAACCCAAGCTATAGCCGCTAAAATATTTCACTCTATTAATATTATTAGCCTGTTTTTAATGCTTACCAGTGGATTGCAAATTTATAACGCTAATCCCGTTTTTGGTGGCCGTGCAGGTTTGCATATTCTTCCTATTTTTACTTTAGGCGGTTGGTTAGCAGGAAGTAGACACTGGCATTTTGCAGCTATGTGGATATTTTCTCTCAATCTTTTATTTTATGGAATTTATATTTTAATAACCCGACGTTGGCGACATAGATTTGTGGGAAGTAATGATATTAAAGCTTTACAAAAAACGCAAAACCCCAAACGTCTAACTTACGCTTGGCATCGAATTATTTACACATCTATTATTCCCATATTATTGTTAGCCATATTGACAGGAATAGGAATGTACAAACCTGCTCAATTTCCTTGGATAGTTGATATGTTTGGTGATTGGCAAGCATTAAGGATTGTGCATTTTGCTTCTGTGCCATTGGTGGTAATATTTGTAATTATTCACTGGCGGTTGGGACAGAACGCTGGGGGAGAAGAACTAACAGCATCTATGTTTTGGTAG
- a CDS encoding molybdopterin-dependent oxidoreductase codes for MNHTNKKDLIHIVKPQFNRRKFLQISGISSIGGLLSSCGTPALEDLVGKLSEPLNQKVEELIFQPQKLVPEFAVSEIQPEALIINSFRNTPIIDVDKFRLIIDGEVNNPVSLSMAEIQALPLSSMIIRHVCVEGWAAIVQWGGIRLRDLITLAQPQENVKYAFFKSADGYYESWDLASATHPQTLLAYQKNGEKLPVENGAPLRLASPIKLGYKQSKWVTRITLTSHLSAFKGYWEDQGYEWFAGL; via the coding sequence ATGAATCATACTAATAAAAAAGACCTAATTCATATAGTTAAACCTCAATTTAACCGCCGTAAGTTTTTACAAATATCAGGAATTTCTAGTATAGGTGGTTTACTTAGTAGTTGTGGTACACCAGCATTAGAAGATTTGGTAGGTAAACTTTCTGAACCATTAAATCAAAAGGTGGAAGAATTAATTTTTCAACCGCAGAAACTTGTACCAGAATTTGCTGTTAGTGAAATTCAACCAGAAGCTTTAATCATTAATAGTTTCCGCAATACACCAATTATTGATGTAGATAAATTCCGGTTAATTATTGATGGTGAAGTAAATAATCCCGTGAGTTTAAGTATGGCAGAAATTCAAGCTTTACCTTTAAGTTCTATGATTATTCGTCATGTTTGTGTTGAAGGTTGGGCTGCAATTGTCCAATGGGGTGGTATACGTTTACGTGATTTAATTACTTTAGCTCAACCGCAGGAAAATGTTAAGTATGCTTTTTTTAAATCAGCAGATGGTTATTATGAAAGTTGGGATTTAGCATCAGCTACCCATCCGCAAACTTTGTTAGCATATCAAAAAAATGGTGAAAAATTGCCTGTTGAAAATGGTGCGCCTTTGCGTTTAGCTTCTCCTATTAAATTAGGTTATAAACAAAGTAAATGGGTAACGCGAATTACTTTAACTAGCCATCTATCAGCGTTTAAAGGTTATTGGGAAGATCAGGGTTATGAATGGTTTGCGGGGTTGTAA
- a CDS encoding bifunctional orotidine-5'-phosphate decarboxylase/orotate phosphoribosyltransferase has translation MNFFDKLNTTISQNQSLLFVGLDPNPEMIPACYQSSDLMTGLENWLQFMITETANFVCAYKPTLGFYEALGVRGLELLIKTLNSIPAHIPIILDAKHGDLNTSSIFAHSIFTEWQVDAVTLSPYTGQDHVAPFLVYPDKSVFILCCTSNPGAAILQQYPNNNAPLYLQVVQESKNWGTPEQLGLEVGTTNAEVLKSTRSLAPERIIMARSIWAEDGNLKKILAAGLNANGDGLLIPVPQDMLSSTNLSQQVQSLRTEINQFRSEFIHDASSCDVWFPDIDVKDKHPHQDLILQLFDIGCIMFGEFVQASGATFPYYIDLRKIISNPQVFNQVLSAYEEILKGLTFDRLAGIPYGSLPTATGLSLRLHCPMIFPRKEVKAHGTRKVIEGNFHPGETVAVVDDILISGKSVMEGAEKIKSVGLKVNDIVVFIDHEQGVKDRLKENGYCGHSVLTLSEIVNTLHEVGRINDQQLLAFQES, from the coding sequence ATGAACTTTTTTGATAAATTAAATACGACAATTTCCCAAAATCAAAGTTTGCTATTTGTAGGACTTGATCCAAATCCTGAAATGATTCCAGCCTGTTATCAATCATCTGATTTGATGACTGGTTTGGAAAATTGGTTGCAATTTATGATTACTGAAACGGCTAATTTTGTTTGTGCTTATAAACCAACTTTGGGATTTTATGAAGCTTTAGGTGTAAGGGGTTTAGAACTTTTAATCAAAACATTAAATTCTATTCCTGCCCATATTCCGATTATTTTAGATGCTAAACATGGTGATTTAAATACTAGCAGTATTTTTGCACATTCAATATTTACAGAATGGCAGGTAGATGCTGTTACTCTTAGTCCCTACACTGGTCAGGATCATGTTGCACCATTTTTAGTTTATCCTGATAAATCTGTGTTTATTTTGTGTTGTACTTCTAATCCTGGCGCAGCTATTTTACAGCAATATCCTAATAATAATGCACCGCTTTATTTACAGGTTGTACAGGAATCAAAAAACTGGGGAACTCCAGAACAATTAGGGTTGGAAGTAGGAACTACAAATGCTGAGGTTTTAAAATCTACTCGTTCTCTTGCGCCGGAAAGAATCATTATGGCACGGAGTATTTGGGCTGAGGATGGGAATCTAAAAAAGATTTTAGCAGCGGGTTTAAATGCTAACGGTGATGGTTTATTGATTCCTGTTCCGCAAGATATGTTGAGTAGTACCAATTTATCTCAACAAGTTCAATCTTTACGCACAGAAATTAATCAATTTAGAAGTGAATTTATCCATGATGCTTCTAGTTGTGATGTCTGGTTTCCTGATATTGATGTCAAAGATAAACACCCTCATCAAGATTTGATTTTACAACTTTTTGATATTGGTTGTATTATGTTTGGGGAATTTGTTCAAGCTTCAGGGGCAACTTTTCCTTATTACATTGATTTGCGGAAAATAATTTCTAATCCGCAAGTTTTTAATCAGGTTCTTAGTGCTTATGAAGAAATTTTAAAAGGTCTTACTTTTGATAGGTTGGCTGGTATTCCCTACGGTTCTTTACCTACTGCAACTGGTTTATCTTTACGGCTGCATTGTCCAATGATTTTTCCTCGTAAGGAAGTGAAAGCGCATGGTACACGCAAGGTTATTGAAGGTAATTTTCATCCTGGGGAAACGGTTGCAGTAGTTGATGATATTCTTATCAGTGGTAAAAGTGTGATGGAAGGGGCGGAAAAAATTAAATCAGTGGGATTAAAGGTTAATGATATTGTGGTTTTTATTGACCATGAACAAGGTGTAAAAGATCGGTTAAAAGAAAATGGTTATTGTGGTCATTCGGTTTTAACTCTTTCGGAAATTGTGAATACTCTACACGAAGTAGGAAGAATAAATGATCAGCAATTGTTAGCTTTTCAAGAAAGTTAG
- a CDS encoding AI-2E family transporter yields MKFSLEQLLKWLILTLLFPLIFLNGWLLFLLLQYFQPLVTTLILAVLLAFILNYPVSVIQRWGIKRNYAVTLVVLATVIILAAVGIILIPIILEQFHEMAKLLPQWIEDSSAKLQKLNIWVFGQRWQLDLSQILTNIINRLPNELEYISDKLFSLIVNTIDSISEALITVVLTIYLLIDGERIVEGLLKKLPGNFGQAVKNSLQQNFQNYLIGQISLALLMGFSQTLMFLVFRVQFGLLFGLGVGILSLIPFGDVVSLIIIISIIASHDFWLAVQILAVAVVIDQLIDQAIAPRLLGKFTGIRPIWVIISLLMGTYIAGVLGLLIAVPVAGVIKDTVDAVFAEVEGKAGLEILEESTSL; encoded by the coding sequence ATAAAATTTTCTTTGGAACAATTACTTAAATGGTTAATTTTGACTTTACTATTTCCGCTCATTTTTCTGAATGGGTGGCTGTTATTTTTACTATTGCAATATTTCCAACCATTGGTGACGACTCTGATTTTAGCAGTTTTGCTGGCTTTTATTTTAAACTATCCTGTTTCAGTAATTCAGCGATGGGGGATTAAGCGCAACTATGCAGTAACATTAGTTGTACTAGCAACTGTGATAATTTTAGCTGCTGTAGGTATCATTTTAATCCCTATTATTTTAGAGCAATTTCATGAAATGGCTAAATTACTTCCCCAGTGGATTGAAGATAGTTCAGCCAAACTTCAAAAATTAAATATTTGGGTTTTTGGTCAGAGATGGCAACTGGATTTAAGTCAGATATTAACTAATATTATCAATCGTTTACCTAATGAATTAGAGTATATATCTGATAAGCTTTTTAGTTTAATTGTTAATACAATTGATAGCATTTCTGAGGCATTAATTACAGTAGTCTTGACTATTTATCTATTAATAGATGGTGAAAGAATTGTTGAGGGATTATTGAAAAAATTACCTGGGAATTTTGGTCAGGCTGTGAAAAATTCTCTCCAGCAAAACTTTCAAAATTACTTGATAGGTCAGATCAGTTTAGCTTTGTTGATGGGATTTTCCCAAACATTGATGTTTTTAGTTTTCCGTGTTCAGTTTGGTTTACTTTTTGGTTTGGGTGTGGGAATTTTAAGCTTAATTCCCTTTGGAGATGTTGTAAGTTTGATAATAATAATTTCAATTATAGCTTCCCATGACTTTTGGTTAGCTGTACAAATTTTAGCTGTTGCTGTTGTGATTGACCAATTAATTGATCAAGCGATCGCTCCCCGTCTTTTGGGTAAATTTACAGGTATTAGACCAATCTGGGTGATAATTTCTTTACTCATGGGAACTTATATTGCTGGGGTGTTAGGTTTGTTAATTGCTGTACCTGTGGCGGGTGTGATCAAAGATACGGTAGATGCTGTCTTTGCTGAGGTTGAGGGTAAAGCAGGGCTGGAGATTTTAGAAGAGTCAACATCGTTGTGA
- the ggt gene encoding gamma-glutamyltransferase yields MPTITKTKNLIISFISLTAILTTQAASATITVPLRSKKGMVTSANPLASEAGLSILKKGGNAVDAAVATTFAISVVEPFSAGIGGGGFLLFHSQKTGEIKALDFRERAPIKATKNMYLDANGKVIPGASITGYLAVATPGTVAGMYEVHRRYGKLPWQEVVKPAISLAKNGFIISDRISWRSISAYENLKQAILNNPAASKIFTRNGEYYQPGESFIQTDLAKTLETISQNPQSFYTGEIAKLIADDMAKNGGLITLEDLKSYKTIWRTPVCGNFRKAKICSMPPPSSGGVHLLQMLNIIGDTDLKSLGWNHPDAIHLMIESMKIAYSDRSQYLGDPDFVKVPVSELISKNYAQKRRQQINMNKATPSTEIKPGLKTTKIPEKTETSHLNVVDADRNAVSLTFTINLGFGAGIVTPGTGIVLNNEMDDFAAAPGVPNAFGLVGNEANSIAPRKTPLSSMTPTIVTENNRLRLAVGAPGGSTIITQVLQIILNVLEYKMDVGAAVSVPRIHHQWLPDELRVESWGLDALTLQDLRRRGQKIKETTPWGNINAIAVTEKDTLEGAADPRGEGSAKGY; encoded by the coding sequence ATGCCTACCATCACCAAAACCAAAAACCTCATCATCTCCTTCATCTCCCTCACTGCTATCCTCACTACCCAAGCAGCATCAGCCACCATCACCGTACCCCTACGCAGCAAAAAAGGAATGGTAACTTCCGCCAACCCCTTAGCCAGTGAAGCCGGACTTTCAATATTAAAAAAAGGCGGAAATGCGGTAGATGCAGCAGTAGCGACCACCTTTGCAATTTCCGTAGTTGAACCATTTTCCGCAGGTATTGGTGGCGGTGGTTTCCTACTATTTCATTCTCAAAAAACCGGAGAAATTAAAGCTTTAGATTTTCGGGAACGCGCACCCATCAAAGCAACAAAAAATATGTATTTAGATGCTAATGGTAAAGTGATTCCCGGTGCGAGTATTACAGGTTATTTAGCAGTAGCAACACCGGGAACTGTTGCAGGAATGTATGAAGTACATCGTCGTTATGGAAAGCTACCTTGGCAAGAAGTTGTTAAACCTGCAATTTCCCTTGCTAAAAATGGTTTTATTATCAGTGATAGAATCTCTTGGCGTTCTATTTCAGCTTACGAAAACCTTAAACAAGCAATACTTAACAACCCCGCAGCAAGTAAAATCTTCACTCGCAACGGTGAATATTATCAACCAGGAGAAAGTTTTATTCAAACTGACTTAGCTAAAACATTAGAAACCATTTCTCAAAATCCCCAAAGTTTTTACACCGGAGAAATTGCCAAACTTATCGCTGATGACATGGCCAAAAATGGTGGTTTAATTACTCTCGAAGATTTAAAATCATATAAAACAATTTGGCGCACTCCTGTTTGTGGAAATTTCCGAAAAGCTAAAATTTGTTCTATGCCACCTCCATCATCAGGAGGCGTTCATTTATTACAAATGTTAAATATTATCGGTGACACAGACTTAAAATCATTAGGATGGAATCACCCAGACGCGATACATTTAATGATAGAAAGCATGAAAATTGCTTACAGCGATCGCTCTCAATATTTAGGTGATCCTGATTTTGTGAAAGTCCCCGTTTCTGAACTAATTAGCAAAAATTACGCCCAAAAACGTCGCCAACAAATTAACATGAATAAGGCGACACCATCAACAGAAATAAAACCAGGACTGAAAACAACAAAAATTCCTGAAAAAACAGAAACCAGTCATTTAAACGTAGTTGACGCAGACAGAAACGCCGTCAGTTTAACCTTCACCATTAACTTAGGTTTTGGTGCGGGAATAGTCACACCGGGAACAGGAATAGTTTTAAATAACGAAATGGATGATTTTGCAGCTGCACCAGGAGTACCAAACGCCTTTGGTTTAGTTGGTAACGAAGCAAATAGCATCGCCCCCCGGAAAACACCACTTTCCAGTATGACACCCACCATCGTCACCGAAAACAACCGCTTGCGTTTAGCTGTAGGTGCGCCTGGTGGTAGCACCATCATCACCCAAGTATTGCAAATAATACTGAATGTTTTGGAATACAAAATGGATGTTGGTGCAGCCGTTTCTGTGCCACGCATACATCACCAGTGGCTACCCGATGAGTTGCGTGTCGAGTCTTGGGGTTTAGATGCGTTAACCTTGCAAGACCTACGCCGTCGCGGACAGAAAATCAAAGAAACTACACCTTGGGGTAATATTAATGCGATTGCTGTTACAGAAAAGGATACCTTAGAAGGAGCCGCAGATCCCCGTGGTGAAGGTTCAGCCAAAGGCTATTAA
- a CDS encoding DUF1778 domain-containing protein, with protein sequence MTHTSAKSSRAKSLRSKSERLEARISPENKELFQRAADIQGRTLTDFVVSSLVSAANQIIQENEIMILSRKDQEVFVEALLNPPEPSEKLRAAAQRYKKNMGV encoded by the coding sequence ATGACTCATACATCAGCTAAAAGCAGCCGAGCAAAATCCTTGCGATCTAAATCAGAAAGATTAGAAGCCCGTATCAGTCCAGAAAATAAGGAATTGTTCCAACGTGCGGCTGATATTCAGGGGAGGACACTCACAGATTTTGTAGTTAGCAGTCTTGTCAGTGCGGCAAACCAGATTATTCAAGAAAATGAAATAATGATATTAAGCAGAAAAGACCAAGAGGTTTTTGTAGAAGCACTGCTGAATCCACCTGAACCCAGCGAAAAGTTACGGGCTGCTGCTCAACGTTATAAAAAGAATATGGGTGTATAA
- a CDS encoding GNAT family N-acetyltransferase, with the protein MENLIDSSDAFKHYLIEPLGKKHNRAAFCCGVDKLDNYFQKHAGQDARKRMAAPLVLVEKSSGNIAGFYTLSSTSIKLEELPIEITKKLPKYPLLPATLLGRLAVDQNHRQKGLGEMLLIDALYRSLKSEIATLAVVVEAKDDQARSFYEHYQFSRFPDYSHRLFLMMDTIEKMLT; encoded by the coding sequence GTGGAAAATTTAATAGATAGTTCTGATGCTTTCAAGCATTATTTAATAGAGCCGCTAGGAAAAAAACATAACCGGGCGGCCTTCTGTTGTGGTGTTGATAAACTAGATAATTATTTTCAAAAACACGCTGGGCAAGATGCACGTAAACGAATGGCAGCCCCATTGGTTTTAGTAGAAAAAAGTTCTGGAAATATAGCAGGTTTTTATACATTATCATCAACAAGTATTAAATTAGAAGAATTGCCTATAGAGATAACTAAAAAACTGCCAAAATATCCTCTACTTCCTGCTACTCTTTTAGGTAGATTAGCTGTAGATCAAAACCATCGCCAGAAAGGGTTGGGCGAAATGTTGTTAATTGATGCTCTATATCGTAGTCTGAAAAGTGAAATTGCCACACTTGCTGTTGTGGTTGAAGCTAAAGATGATCAAGCACGATCATTTTATGAGCATTATCAATTTTCTCGCTTTCCTGATTATTCTCACAGGCTCTTTTTGATGATGGATACAATAGAGAAAATGCTTACATAG
- the modB gene encoding molybdate ABC transporter permease subunit gives MPQDLSPLWISLKTSFLATFITFFLGVGAAYWMLGYRGKGKSIIEGIFVAPLILPPTVVGFLLLLFFGKNGPVGKLLEPFNLTIVFTWYGAAIAATVVSFPLMYKTALGAFEQIDANLLRVARTLGAKELTIFWRVSLPLAFPGILAGATLAFARALGEFGATLMLAGNIPGQTQNIPMAIYFAVEAGDIKEAWFWAIIIVSISLSGIILTNFWQEQKHKIRRTDKAENRQIEPENQSFSLPLHSSTSGLFLDIEKNLTSFHLKIAFATDNQPLGLLGGSGAGKSMILRCVAGIETPTKGRIVLNDRVLFDSGKGINIPSRHRKIGFLFQNYALFPHLTVAQNIAFGLPKELSNNNIKLEVEKQLIAMHLEGLGDRYPHQLSGGQQQRVALARALASQPEALLLDEPFSALDTHLRSQLEQQMTKTLAEYSGVTLFVTHNMEEAYRLCPNLLVLEHGKEAHHGSKYEIFQHPATMNVAKITGCKNFSSAVFISSQKVESIDWGCTLEVVESIPNQLSHIGIRAHQIEFHNDATQENTFPCWLVRTSETPHRMTLFLKLHSPAENIHDYHLQAEVYKEKWVTIKDKPFPWYVHLDPVRLMLME, from the coding sequence ATGCCACAGGACTTATCACCCCTCTGGATATCGTTAAAAACCTCATTTTTAGCGACTTTTATCACCTTCTTTTTAGGTGTTGGTGCTGCTTACTGGATGCTGGGATATCGGGGTAAAGGGAAATCTATAATTGAAGGGATATTCGTTGCACCGTTGATTTTACCGCCTACGGTTGTGGGTTTTTTGTTGTTGCTATTTTTTGGTAAAAATGGTCCTGTTGGTAAATTACTAGAACCGTTTAACCTGACTATAGTATTTACTTGGTATGGTGCGGCTATAGCTGCAACGGTGGTATCTTTCCCATTAATGTATAAGACTGCATTGGGAGCTTTTGAACAAATTGATGCTAATTTATTGCGGGTAGCGAGAACTTTAGGCGCTAAGGAATTAACAATATTTTGGCGGGTAAGTTTACCTTTAGCTTTTCCTGGAATTTTAGCAGGTGCAACTTTAGCTTTTGCTCGTGCTTTGGGTGAATTTGGTGCAACTTTGATGTTAGCCGGTAACATTCCTGGACAAACGCAGAATATACCAATGGCGATATATTTTGCTGTGGAAGCTGGGGATATTAAAGAAGCCTGGTTTTGGGCAATTATTATTGTGTCAATTTCTCTATCAGGAATTATTTTAACTAACTTCTGGCAAGAACAAAAGCATAAAATTAGACGTACAGATAAAGCAGAAAATCGACAAATAGAACCAGAAAATCAATCCTTTTCTTTACCTCTTCATTCTTCTACATCTGGCTTATTTTTAGATATTGAAAAAAACCTGACAAGTTTTCATCTAAAGATTGCTTTTGCTACCGATAATCAACCTTTAGGTTTGTTGGGTGGTTCTGGTGCGGGAAAAAGTATGATTCTCCGTTGTGTTGCGGGAATAGAAACACCAACCAAAGGCAGAATAGTATTAAATGATAGAGTTTTATTTGACTCAGGAAAAGGAATTAATATTCCTAGTCGTCATCGAAAAATAGGTTTTTTATTTCAGAATTATGCTTTGTTTCCTCATTTAACTGTGGCGCAAAATATCGCCTTTGGTTTACCCAAAGAATTATCTAATAACAATATCAAGTTAGAGGTAGAAAAGCAATTAATAGCTATGCACTTAGAGGGACTAGGCGATCGCTATCCTCACCAACTTTCAGGAGGTCAACAACAACGGGTAGCTTTAGCTAGGGCTTTGGCAAGTCAACCAGAAGCATTACTTTTAGATGAGCCATTTTCTGCCCTGGATACACACCTGCGGAGTCAATTAGAACAACAAATGACGAAAACTTTAGCTGAATATTCTGGTGTGACTTTATTTGTTACTCATAATATGGAAGAAGCTTATCGGCTTTGTCCCAATCTATTAGTATTAGAACATGGTAAAGAAGCTCATCATGGTTCTAAGTATGAAATTTTCCAACATCCTGCTACTATGAATGTTGCAAAAATCACTGGATGTAAAAACTTTTCTAGTGCTGTATTTATATCATCCCAAAAAGTTGAATCAATTGATTGGGGTTGTACTTTGGAAGTTGTAGAATCAATTCCTAATCAATTATCTCACATTGGCATTCGCGCCCATCAAATTGAATTTCACAATGACGCTACACAGGAAAATACTTTTCCCTGTTGGTTAGTGAGAACTAGCGAAACTCCTCACCGCATGACTTTATTTTTAAAGTTACATTCCCCGGCGGAAAATATTCATGATTATCACTTGCAAGCGGAAGTTTATAAGGAAAAATGGGTGACGATAAAAGACAAACCTTTTCCTTGGTATGTACATTTAGATCCTGTGCGGTTGATGTTGATGGAATAA
- a CDS encoding murein transglycosylase A has protein sequence MKKIFNTTVSLPFFLTIFFLEMPAIKNKDVISPECQVTKWNLPTSLKTENTKNAPVLLQRLPVGCCENDASCLDERIYGSEQEKIADRKALLKSIDQSLRYLKTGRAAAAYQRYKIPGITRDRVYRSLQRFRQLVLSTKSPQELQAAIEKEFVYYQSVGKDSQGTVLFTAYYEPLYLASRKPTKEFKYPVYRLPPNLGSWTRPHPTRLELEGADGLQGYKGKLKGLELFWFRDRFEPYIIQIQGSGRLKLTDGTETTIGYAGNTAYNYKSLGRTLVEAGKLPEKGVTMPTIFEYFQKYPQDLDVYLPRNNSFVFFRETYGRSAHGSVGVPLTPERSIATDKSLMPPGALALIRAPFPFVNNNNELENRTVSRYVLDQDTGGAIKGAGRVDYYLGTGDIAGDRAGVTVSDGQLFYLLLKQ, from the coding sequence ATGAAAAAAATATTTAACACAACTGTCAGCTTACCGTTTTTTTTGACGATTTTTTTCCTGGAAATGCCAGCGATAAAAAACAAAGACGTAATTTCTCCAGAATGTCAAGTAACCAAGTGGAATTTACCAACATCTTTGAAAACTGAAAACACCAAAAATGCACCTGTACTTCTCCAAAGATTACCGGTTGGTTGTTGTGAAAATGATGCTTCTTGTTTAGATGAAAGGATCTATGGTAGTGAACAGGAGAAAATAGCAGATAGGAAGGCATTACTCAAATCTATTGATCAAAGTTTAAGATATTTAAAAACAGGTCGGGCTGCGGCTGCTTATCAAAGATATAAAATTCCTGGAATTACGAGAGATAGGGTTTATCGTAGTTTGCAAAGATTCCGACAATTAGTATTGTCAACTAAGTCGCCTCAAGAATTACAAGCAGCGATTGAGAAAGAGTTTGTCTATTATCAATCTGTTGGTAAAGATAGTCAAGGAACAGTTTTGTTTACTGCTTATTATGAACCATTATATTTAGCTAGTCGCAAACCAACCAAAGAATTTAAATATCCTGTTTATCGCTTACCACCAAATTTAGGATCTTGGACTAGACCTCATCCCACTAGGTTAGAGTTAGAAGGTGCAGATGGTTTACAAGGTTATAAAGGTAAATTAAAGGGTTTAGAGTTATTTTGGTTTCGAGACAGATTTGAACCTTATATTATTCAAATTCAAGGTTCGGGACGCTTAAAATTAACTGATGGAACGGAAACAACTATAGGATATGCTGGTAATACAGCTTATAATTATAAAAGTTTGGGTCGCACATTAGTAGAGGCGGGAAAATTACCAGAAAAGGGCGTAACAATGCCGACAATTTTTGAGTATTTCCAAAAATATCCCCAAGATTTGGATGTTTATCTTCCCCGCAATAACAGTTTTGTATTTTTCAGAGAAACCTACGGTAGATCGGCACACGGTTCTGTTGGTGTACCGCTGACTCCAGAACGTTCTATAGCTACAGATAAATCTTTAATGCCTCCTGGTGCTTTAGCTTTAATTCGCGCACCTTTTCCTTTTGTTAATAATAACAATGAATTGGAAAATCGTACAGTTAGCCGTTATGTATTAGATCAAGATACAGGTGGTGCAATTAAAGGCGCTGGTAGGGTAGATTATTATTTAGGAACAGGTGACATAGCAGGCGATCGCGCTGGTGTTACAGTTAGCGATGGACAGTTATTTTATTTGTTGCTGAAACAATAA